One window from the genome of Nomascus leucogenys isolate Asia chromosome 12, Asia_NLE_v1, whole genome shotgun sequence encodes:
- the C2CD4D gene encoding C2 calcium-dependent domain-containing protein 4D: protein MWLLEKAGYKVGAAEPAARWAPSGLFSKRRAPGPPTSACPNVLTPDRIPQFFIPPRLPDPGGAEPVARRDVAGRGLPATCSLPHLAGREGWAFLPESPHTRRRESLFHGPPPAPAGGLPAAQSRLHVSAPDLRLCRAPDSDTASSPDSSPFGSPRPGLGRRRVARPHSLSPEKASSADTSPQPPRRAGPPTPPLFHLDFLCCQLRPTRESVLHLGPRGGQLRLSTEYQAGPGRLRLRLVSAEGLPRLRSRPGSGGGGCCVVLRLRPRVRPREQQSRVVKCSANPIFNEDFFFDGLGPPDLAARSLRAKVLDRGAGLRRDVLLGECETPLIALLPPLGGGLGPGSSLAPTHLSL from the coding sequence ATGTGGCTCTTGGAAAAAGCTGGCTATAAGGTGGGGGCCGCGGAGCCTGCGGCTCGTTGGGCGCCTTCCGGCCTGTTCTCCAAGCGTCGCGCCCCGGGCCCGCCCACGAGCGCCTGCCCCAACGTCCTCACCCCGGATCGCATCCCGCAGTTCTTCATCCCGCCTCGGCTCCCGGACCCAGGCGGCGCAGAGCCCGTAGCCCGGCGGGACGTGGCGGGGCGCGGCCTCCCCGCGACCTGCTCGCTGCCTCACCTGGCGGGCCGCGAAGGCTGGGCCTTCCTGCCGGAGAGCCCGCACACGCGCCGGCGGGAATCCCTGTTCCACGGGCCGCCACCCGCCCCGGCCGGGGGACTCCCCGCGGCGCAGTCCCGGCTGCACGTCTCCGCCCCGGACCTGCGCCTCTGCCGGGCCCCCGACAGCGACACGGCCTCGTCGCCGGACTCGTCGCCCTTCGGCTCCCCGCGGCCGGGCCTGGGCCGGCGCCGGGTGGCCAGGCCTCACTCTCTGTCCCCAGAAAAGGCGAGCTCGGCCGATACCAGCCCGCAGCCGCCGCGCCGCGCCGGGCCGCCCACGCCGCCGCTCTTCCACCTGGACTTCCTGTGCTGCCAGCTGCGGCCCACGCGCGAGAGCGTCCTGCACCTGGGGCCCCGCGGCGGGCAGCTGCGGCTCTCCACCGAATATCAGGCCGGGCCCGGGCGGCTGCGGCTGCGCCTAGTGAGCGCCGAGGGCCTGCCCCGGCTGCGGTCCCGCCCcgggagcggcggcggcggctgctgtGTGGTGCTGAGGCTGCGGCCCCGCGTCCGGCCGCGGGAGCAGCAGAGCCGCGTGGTCAAGTGCAGCGCCAACCCCATCTTCAACGAGGATTTCTTTTTCGACGGGCTCGGCCCGCCGGACCTGGCCGCCCGCAGCCTGAGGGCCAAGGTGCTAGACAGGGGCGCGGGACTTCGCAGGGATGTGCTGCTGGGGGAGTGCGAGACGCCCCTCAT